One Delphinus delphis chromosome 3, mDelDel1.2, whole genome shotgun sequence genomic region harbors:
- the HOOK2 gene encoding protein Hook homolog 2 isoform X6 yields MSVDKAELCGSLLTWLQTFHVPPPCTSPQELSSGLAVAYVLNQIDPSWFNEAWLQGISDDPGPNRRLKVNNLKTILQSLVEYSQDVLGHPILEQHLPDVSLIGEFSDPEELGKLLQLVLGCAISCEKKQEHIQRIMTLEESVQHVVMEAIQELMTKDTSDSLSPETYGNFDSQSRRYYFLSEEADEGDELRQRCLDLERQLVLLSEEKQSLVQENEVLRERVGRSEGEGATGLTSKKLLLLQSQLEQLQEENFRLESGREDERVRCAELEREVAELQQRNQELTSLAQEAQALKDEMDELRQSSERAGQLEATLSSCRRRLGELRELRRQVRQLEERNAGHAERTRQLEEELRRAGSLRAQLEAQRRQVQELQGQRQEEAMKAEKWLFECRNLEEKYELVSKEKERLLAERDSLREANEELRCAQLQPRGLTQADPSLDPTSPAVENLAAEILPAELRETLLQLQLENKRLCQQEAADRERQEELQRHLEEANRARHGLEMQHRLNQQQLSELRAQVEDLQKALQEQGGKTEDSTLLKRKLEEHLQKLHEADLELQRKREYIEELEPPADSSTARRIEELQHNLQKKDADLRAMEERYRRYVDKARTVIQTLEPKQRPPGGAPPELHTLRTQLRERDVRIRHLEMDFEKSRSQREQEEKLLISAWYNMGMALQQRAGEERAPAHAQSFLAQQRLATNARRGPLGRLAPLNMRPTDKH; encoded by the exons ATGAGCGTGGACAAGGCCGAGCTATGCGGGTCTCTGCTCACCTGG TTGCAGACGTTCCATGTCCCGCCCCCCTGTACCAGCCCCCAGGAACTGAGCAGTGGCCTCGCAGTAGCCTATGTGCTGAACCAGAT AGACCCTTCCTGGTTCAACGAGGCATGGCTCCAGGGCATCTCAGACGACCCAGGTCCCAACCGGAGGTTGAAG GTCAACAATCTGAAGACAATCTTACAGAGCCTGGTGGAGTACTCCCAGGAT GTCCTGGGGCATCCCATTTTGGAGCAGCACCTTCCAGATGTGAGCCTTATTGGCGAGTTCTCCGACCCAGAAGAGCTTGGCAAGCTGCTTCAGCTGGTGCTGGGCTGTGCTATCAGTTGCGAGAAGAAGCAGG AGCACATCCAGAGAATCATGACGCTAGAGGAATCAGTTCAGCATGTGGTGATGGAAGCCATCCAGGAG CTCATGACCAAAGACACCTCTGACTCCCTGTCACCGGAAACATATGGGAACTTTGATAGCCAG TCCCGCAGGTACTACTTCCTGAGTGAGGAGGCTGATGAGGGTGACGAGCTGCGGCAGCGCTGTCTGGACCTGGAGCGGCAG CTGGTACTCCTGTCAGAGGAGAAGCAGAGCCTGGTTCAGGAAAATGAGGTGCTGAGGGAGCGGGTGGGCCGGTCCGAGGGTGAGGGTGCCACCGGCCTCACCTCCAAGAAGCTGCTACTGCTGCAGTCCCAGCTGGAGCAGCTGCAGGAAGAGAACTTCAG gctggaGAGCGGCAGGGAGGACGAGCGCGTGCGCTGTGCTGAGCTGGAACGGGAGGTCGCCGAGCTGCAGCAGCGGAACCAGGAGCTGACCAGCCTGGCCCAGGAGGCACAGGCCCTGAAGGATGAAATGGATGAACTTCG GCAGTCGTCAGAGCGCGCAGGGCAGCTGGAGGCCACGCTGAGCAGCTGCCGGCGCCGCCTGGGCGAGCTGCGGGAGCTGCGGCGGCAGGTGCGGCAGCTGGAGGAGCGCAACGCCGGCCACGCAGAGCGCACGCGGCAGCTGGAGGAAGAGCTGCGCCGGGCCGGCTCCCTGCGCGCCCAGCTAGAGGCGCAGCGGCGGCAG GTTCAGGAATTGCAGGGCCAGCGGCAGGAGGAGGCCATGAAGGCCGAGAAATGGCTATTCGAGTGCCGCAATCTGGAAGAAAAGTATGAGTTGGTGTCAAAGGAGAAGGAG CGGCTGCTGGCAGAACGGGACTCCCTGCGGGAGGCCAATGAGGAGCTGCGCTGCGCCCAGTTGCAGCCTCGCGGGCTGACCCAAGCCG ACCCTTCACTGGATCCCACCTCACCGGCTGTGGAAAACTTAGCAGCCGAGATCCTACCTGCGGAGCTCAG GGAGACGCTCCTACAGCTTCAGCTGGAGAACAAGCGCCTGTGCCAGCAGGAGGCGGCCGACCGGGAACGGCAGGAGGAGCTGCAGCGCCACCTGGAGGAGGCCAACCGCGCGCGCCACGGCCTGGAGATGCAGCACCG GCTGAACCAGCAGCAGCTGTCGGAGCTGCGGGCCCAGGTGGAGGACCTGCAGAAGGCCCTGCAGGAGCAGGGGGGCAAGACTGAAGAT TCAACCCTGCTGAAGAGGAAGCTGGAGGAGCATCT GCAGAAGCTGCATGAGGCAGATCTGGAGCTGCAGCGGAAGCGCGAGTACATCGAGGAGCTAGAGCCCCCTGCCGATAGCAGCA CAGCCCGGCGTATCGAGGAGCTGCAGCACAACCTGCAGAAGAAGGACGCGGACTTGCGGGCCATGGAGGAGCGGTACCGCCGCTACGTGGACAAGGCGCGCACA GTCATACAGACCCTGGAACCCAAGCAGCGGCCACCTGGGGGGGCTCCTCCGGAACTCCACACCCTGAGGACACAGCTTCGAGAGCGGGATGTCCGCATCCGGCACCTGGAG ATGGACTTTGAGAAGAGTCGAAGTCAGCGAGAGCAGGAAGAAAAGCTGCTCATCAGTGCCTGGTATAATATG GGCATGGCTCTGCAGCAGCGAGCCGGGGAAGAGCGGGCACCTGCCCATGCCCAGTCATTCCTGGCACAGCAGCGGCTGGCCACCAATGCTCGCCGCGGACCCCTGGGACGCCTAGCACCCCTGAACATGCGCCCCACTGACAAGCATTGA
- the HOOK2 gene encoding protein Hook homolog 2 isoform X1, protein MSVDKAELCGSLLTWLQTFHVPPPCTSPQELSSGLAVAYVLNQIDPSWFNEAWLQGISDDPGPNRRLKVNNLKTILQSLVEYSQDVLGHPILEQHLPDVSLIGEFSDPEELGKLLQLVLGCAISCEKKQEHIQRIMTLEESVQHVVMEAIQELMTKDTSDSLSPETYGNFDSQSRRYYFLSEEADEGDELRQRCLDLERQLRLVCMPCPQLVLLSEEKQSLVQENEVLRERVGRSEGEGATGLTSKKLLLLQSQLEQLQEENFRLESGREDERVRCAELEREVAELQQRNQELTSLAQEAQALKDEMDELRQSSERAGQLEATLSSCRRRLGELRELRRQVRQLEERNAGHAERTRQLEEELRRAGSLRAQLEAQRRQVQELQGQRQEEAMKAEKWLFECRNLEEKYELVSKEKERLLAERDSLREANEELRCAQLQPRGLTQADPSLDPTSPAVENLAAEILPAELRETLLQLQLENKRLCQQEAADRERQEELQRHLEEANRARHGLEMQHRLNQQQLSELRAQVEDLQKALQEQGGKTEDSTLLKRKLEEHLQKLHEADLELQRKREYIEELEPPADSSTARRIEELQHNLQKKDADLRAMEERYRRYVDKARTVIQTLEPKQRPPGGAPPELHTLRTQLRERDVRIRHLEVGVLVPSHCPQHIQVLDYCLLSRWTLRRVEVSESRKKSCSSVPGIIWAWLCSSEPGKSGHLPMPSHSWHSSGWPPMLAADPWDA, encoded by the exons ATGAGCGTGGACAAGGCCGAGCTATGCGGGTCTCTGCTCACCTGG TTGCAGACGTTCCATGTCCCGCCCCCCTGTACCAGCCCCCAGGAACTGAGCAGTGGCCTCGCAGTAGCCTATGTGCTGAACCAGAT AGACCCTTCCTGGTTCAACGAGGCATGGCTCCAGGGCATCTCAGACGACCCAGGTCCCAACCGGAGGTTGAAG GTCAACAATCTGAAGACAATCTTACAGAGCCTGGTGGAGTACTCCCAGGAT GTCCTGGGGCATCCCATTTTGGAGCAGCACCTTCCAGATGTGAGCCTTATTGGCGAGTTCTCCGACCCAGAAGAGCTTGGCAAGCTGCTTCAGCTGGTGCTGGGCTGTGCTATCAGTTGCGAGAAGAAGCAGG AGCACATCCAGAGAATCATGACGCTAGAGGAATCAGTTCAGCATGTGGTGATGGAAGCCATCCAGGAG CTCATGACCAAAGACACCTCTGACTCCCTGTCACCGGAAACATATGGGAACTTTGATAGCCAG TCCCGCAGGTACTACTTCCTGAGTGAGGAGGCTGATGAGGGTGACGAGCTGCGGCAGCGCTGTCTGGACCTGGAGCGGCAG CTCCGGCTCGTCTGTATGCCCTGCCCACAGCTGGTACTCCTGTCAGAGGAGAAGCAGAGCCTGGTTCAGGAAAATGAGGTGCTGAGGGAGCGGGTGGGCCGGTCCGAGGGTGAGGGTGCCACCGGCCTCACCTCCAAGAAGCTGCTACTGCTGCAGTCCCAGCTGGAGCAGCTGCAGGAAGAGAACTTCAG gctggaGAGCGGCAGGGAGGACGAGCGCGTGCGCTGTGCTGAGCTGGAACGGGAGGTCGCCGAGCTGCAGCAGCGGAACCAGGAGCTGACCAGCCTGGCCCAGGAGGCACAGGCCCTGAAGGATGAAATGGATGAACTTCG GCAGTCGTCAGAGCGCGCAGGGCAGCTGGAGGCCACGCTGAGCAGCTGCCGGCGCCGCCTGGGCGAGCTGCGGGAGCTGCGGCGGCAGGTGCGGCAGCTGGAGGAGCGCAACGCCGGCCACGCAGAGCGCACGCGGCAGCTGGAGGAAGAGCTGCGCCGGGCCGGCTCCCTGCGCGCCCAGCTAGAGGCGCAGCGGCGGCAG GTTCAGGAATTGCAGGGCCAGCGGCAGGAGGAGGCCATGAAGGCCGAGAAATGGCTATTCGAGTGCCGCAATCTGGAAGAAAAGTATGAGTTGGTGTCAAAGGAGAAGGAG CGGCTGCTGGCAGAACGGGACTCCCTGCGGGAGGCCAATGAGGAGCTGCGCTGCGCCCAGTTGCAGCCTCGCGGGCTGACCCAAGCCG ACCCTTCACTGGATCCCACCTCACCGGCTGTGGAAAACTTAGCAGCCGAGATCCTACCTGCGGAGCTCAG GGAGACGCTCCTACAGCTTCAGCTGGAGAACAAGCGCCTGTGCCAGCAGGAGGCGGCCGACCGGGAACGGCAGGAGGAGCTGCAGCGCCACCTGGAGGAGGCCAACCGCGCGCGCCACGGCCTGGAGATGCAGCACCG GCTGAACCAGCAGCAGCTGTCGGAGCTGCGGGCCCAGGTGGAGGACCTGCAGAAGGCCCTGCAGGAGCAGGGGGGCAAGACTGAAGAT TCAACCCTGCTGAAGAGGAAGCTGGAGGAGCATCT GCAGAAGCTGCATGAGGCAGATCTGGAGCTGCAGCGGAAGCGCGAGTACATCGAGGAGCTAGAGCCCCCTGCCGATAGCAGCA CAGCCCGGCGTATCGAGGAGCTGCAGCACAACCTGCAGAAGAAGGACGCGGACTTGCGGGCCATGGAGGAGCGGTACCGCCGCTACGTGGACAAGGCGCGCACA GTCATACAGACCCTGGAACCCAAGCAGCGGCCACCTGGGGGGGCTCCTCCGGAACTCCACACCCTGAGGACACAGCTTCGAGAGCGGGATGTCCGCATCCGGCACCTGGAGGTGGGTGTCCTTGTCCCTTCTCACTGTCCTCAGCATATCCAGGTCCTTGACTATTGCCTCCTTAGCAGATGGACTTTGAGAAGAGTCGAAGTCAGCGAGAGCAGGAAGAAAAGCTGCTCATCAGTGCCTGGTATAATATG GGCATGGCTCTGCAGCAGCGAGCCGGGGAAGAGCGGGCACCTGCCCATGCCCAGTCATTCCTGGCACAGCAGCGGCTGGCCACCAATGCTCGCCGCGGACCCCTGGGACGCCTAG
- the HOOK2 gene encoding protein Hook homolog 2 isoform X2, translating to MSVDKAELCGSLLTWLQTFHVPPPCTSPQELSSGLAVAYVLNQIDPSWFNEAWLQGISDDPGPNRRLKVNNLKTILQSLVEYSQDVLGHPILEQHLPDVSLIGEFSDPEELGKLLQLVLGCAISCEKKQEHIQRIMTLEESVQHVVMEAIQELMTKDTSDSLSPETYGNFDSQSRRYYFLSEEADEGDELRQRCLDLERQLRLVCMPCPQLVLLSEEKQSLVQENEVLRERVGRSEGEGATGLTSKKLLLLQSQLEQLQEENFRLESGREDERVRCAELEREVAELQQRNQELTSLAQEAQALKDEMDELRQSSERAGQLEATLSSCRRRLGELRELRRQVRQLEERNAGHAERTRQLEEELRRAGSLRAQLEAQRRQVQELQGQRQEEAMKAEKWLFECRNLEEKYELVSKEKERLLAERDSLREANEELRCAQLQPRGLTQADPSLDPTSPAVENLAAEILPAELRETLLQLQLENKRLCQQEAADRERQEELQRHLEEANRARHGLEMQHRLNQQQLSELRAQVEDLQKALQEQGGKTEDSTLLKRKLEEHLQKLHEADLELQRKREYIEELEPPADSSTARRIEELQHNLQKKDADLRAMEERYRRYVDKARTVIQTLEPKQRPPGGAPPELHTLRTQLRERDVRIRHLEQMDFEKSRSQREQEEKLLISAWYNMGMALQQRAGEERAPAHAQSFLAQQRLATNARRGPLGRLAPLNMRPTDKH from the exons ATGAGCGTGGACAAGGCCGAGCTATGCGGGTCTCTGCTCACCTGG TTGCAGACGTTCCATGTCCCGCCCCCCTGTACCAGCCCCCAGGAACTGAGCAGTGGCCTCGCAGTAGCCTATGTGCTGAACCAGAT AGACCCTTCCTGGTTCAACGAGGCATGGCTCCAGGGCATCTCAGACGACCCAGGTCCCAACCGGAGGTTGAAG GTCAACAATCTGAAGACAATCTTACAGAGCCTGGTGGAGTACTCCCAGGAT GTCCTGGGGCATCCCATTTTGGAGCAGCACCTTCCAGATGTGAGCCTTATTGGCGAGTTCTCCGACCCAGAAGAGCTTGGCAAGCTGCTTCAGCTGGTGCTGGGCTGTGCTATCAGTTGCGAGAAGAAGCAGG AGCACATCCAGAGAATCATGACGCTAGAGGAATCAGTTCAGCATGTGGTGATGGAAGCCATCCAGGAG CTCATGACCAAAGACACCTCTGACTCCCTGTCACCGGAAACATATGGGAACTTTGATAGCCAG TCCCGCAGGTACTACTTCCTGAGTGAGGAGGCTGATGAGGGTGACGAGCTGCGGCAGCGCTGTCTGGACCTGGAGCGGCAG CTCCGGCTCGTCTGTATGCCCTGCCCACAGCTGGTACTCCTGTCAGAGGAGAAGCAGAGCCTGGTTCAGGAAAATGAGGTGCTGAGGGAGCGGGTGGGCCGGTCCGAGGGTGAGGGTGCCACCGGCCTCACCTCCAAGAAGCTGCTACTGCTGCAGTCCCAGCTGGAGCAGCTGCAGGAAGAGAACTTCAG gctggaGAGCGGCAGGGAGGACGAGCGCGTGCGCTGTGCTGAGCTGGAACGGGAGGTCGCCGAGCTGCAGCAGCGGAACCAGGAGCTGACCAGCCTGGCCCAGGAGGCACAGGCCCTGAAGGATGAAATGGATGAACTTCG GCAGTCGTCAGAGCGCGCAGGGCAGCTGGAGGCCACGCTGAGCAGCTGCCGGCGCCGCCTGGGCGAGCTGCGGGAGCTGCGGCGGCAGGTGCGGCAGCTGGAGGAGCGCAACGCCGGCCACGCAGAGCGCACGCGGCAGCTGGAGGAAGAGCTGCGCCGGGCCGGCTCCCTGCGCGCCCAGCTAGAGGCGCAGCGGCGGCAG GTTCAGGAATTGCAGGGCCAGCGGCAGGAGGAGGCCATGAAGGCCGAGAAATGGCTATTCGAGTGCCGCAATCTGGAAGAAAAGTATGAGTTGGTGTCAAAGGAGAAGGAG CGGCTGCTGGCAGAACGGGACTCCCTGCGGGAGGCCAATGAGGAGCTGCGCTGCGCCCAGTTGCAGCCTCGCGGGCTGACCCAAGCCG ACCCTTCACTGGATCCCACCTCACCGGCTGTGGAAAACTTAGCAGCCGAGATCCTACCTGCGGAGCTCAG GGAGACGCTCCTACAGCTTCAGCTGGAGAACAAGCGCCTGTGCCAGCAGGAGGCGGCCGACCGGGAACGGCAGGAGGAGCTGCAGCGCCACCTGGAGGAGGCCAACCGCGCGCGCCACGGCCTGGAGATGCAGCACCG GCTGAACCAGCAGCAGCTGTCGGAGCTGCGGGCCCAGGTGGAGGACCTGCAGAAGGCCCTGCAGGAGCAGGGGGGCAAGACTGAAGAT TCAACCCTGCTGAAGAGGAAGCTGGAGGAGCATCT GCAGAAGCTGCATGAGGCAGATCTGGAGCTGCAGCGGAAGCGCGAGTACATCGAGGAGCTAGAGCCCCCTGCCGATAGCAGCA CAGCCCGGCGTATCGAGGAGCTGCAGCACAACCTGCAGAAGAAGGACGCGGACTTGCGGGCCATGGAGGAGCGGTACCGCCGCTACGTGGACAAGGCGCGCACA GTCATACAGACCCTGGAACCCAAGCAGCGGCCACCTGGGGGGGCTCCTCCGGAACTCCACACCCTGAGGACACAGCTTCGAGAGCGGGATGTCCGCATCCGGCACCTGGAG CAGATGGACTTTGAGAAGAGTCGAAGTCAGCGAGAGCAGGAAGAAAAGCTGCTCATCAGTGCCTGGTATAATATG GGCATGGCTCTGCAGCAGCGAGCCGGGGAAGAGCGGGCACCTGCCCATGCCCAGTCATTCCTGGCACAGCAGCGGCTGGCCACCAATGCTCGCCGCGGACCCCTGGGACGCCTAGCACCCCTGAACATGCGCCCCACTGACAAGCATTGA
- the HOOK2 gene encoding protein Hook homolog 2 isoform X3, which yields MSVDKAELCGSLLTWLQTFHVPPPCTSPQELSSGLAVAYVLNQIDPSWFNEAWLQGISDDPGPNRRLKVNNLKTILQSLVEYSQDVLGHPILEQHLPDVSLIGEFSDPEELGKLLQLVLGCAISCEKKQEHIQRIMTLEESVQHVVMEAIQELMTKDTSDSLSPETYGNFDSQSRRYYFLSEEADEGDELRQRCLDLERQLRLVCMPCPQLVLLSEEKQSLVQENEVLRERVGRSEGEGATGLTSKKLLLLQSQLEQLQEENFRLESGREDERVRCAELEREVAELQQRNQELTSLAQEAQALKDEMDELRQSSERAGQLEATLSSCRRRLGELRELRRQVRQLEERNAGHAERTRQLEEELRRAGSLRAQLEAQRRQVQELQGQRQEEAMKAEKWLFECRNLEEKYELVSKEKERLLAERDSLREANEELRCAQLQPRGLTQADPSLDPTSPAVENLAAEILPAELRETLLQLQLENKRLCQQEAADRERQEELQRHLEEANRARHGLEMQHRLNQQQLSELRAQVEDLQKALQEQGGKTEDSTLLKRKLEEHLQKLHEADLELQRKREYIEELEPPADSSTARRIEELQHNLQKKDADLRAMEERYRRYVDKARTVIQTLEPKQRPPGGAPPELHTLRTQLRERDVRIRHLEMDFEKSRSQREQEEKLLISAWYNMGMALQQRAGEERAPAHAQSFLAQQRLATNARRGPLGRLAPLNMRPTDKH from the exons ATGAGCGTGGACAAGGCCGAGCTATGCGGGTCTCTGCTCACCTGG TTGCAGACGTTCCATGTCCCGCCCCCCTGTACCAGCCCCCAGGAACTGAGCAGTGGCCTCGCAGTAGCCTATGTGCTGAACCAGAT AGACCCTTCCTGGTTCAACGAGGCATGGCTCCAGGGCATCTCAGACGACCCAGGTCCCAACCGGAGGTTGAAG GTCAACAATCTGAAGACAATCTTACAGAGCCTGGTGGAGTACTCCCAGGAT GTCCTGGGGCATCCCATTTTGGAGCAGCACCTTCCAGATGTGAGCCTTATTGGCGAGTTCTCCGACCCAGAAGAGCTTGGCAAGCTGCTTCAGCTGGTGCTGGGCTGTGCTATCAGTTGCGAGAAGAAGCAGG AGCACATCCAGAGAATCATGACGCTAGAGGAATCAGTTCAGCATGTGGTGATGGAAGCCATCCAGGAG CTCATGACCAAAGACACCTCTGACTCCCTGTCACCGGAAACATATGGGAACTTTGATAGCCAG TCCCGCAGGTACTACTTCCTGAGTGAGGAGGCTGATGAGGGTGACGAGCTGCGGCAGCGCTGTCTGGACCTGGAGCGGCAG CTCCGGCTCGTCTGTATGCCCTGCCCACAGCTGGTACTCCTGTCAGAGGAGAAGCAGAGCCTGGTTCAGGAAAATGAGGTGCTGAGGGAGCGGGTGGGCCGGTCCGAGGGTGAGGGTGCCACCGGCCTCACCTCCAAGAAGCTGCTACTGCTGCAGTCCCAGCTGGAGCAGCTGCAGGAAGAGAACTTCAG gctggaGAGCGGCAGGGAGGACGAGCGCGTGCGCTGTGCTGAGCTGGAACGGGAGGTCGCCGAGCTGCAGCAGCGGAACCAGGAGCTGACCAGCCTGGCCCAGGAGGCACAGGCCCTGAAGGATGAAATGGATGAACTTCG GCAGTCGTCAGAGCGCGCAGGGCAGCTGGAGGCCACGCTGAGCAGCTGCCGGCGCCGCCTGGGCGAGCTGCGGGAGCTGCGGCGGCAGGTGCGGCAGCTGGAGGAGCGCAACGCCGGCCACGCAGAGCGCACGCGGCAGCTGGAGGAAGAGCTGCGCCGGGCCGGCTCCCTGCGCGCCCAGCTAGAGGCGCAGCGGCGGCAG GTTCAGGAATTGCAGGGCCAGCGGCAGGAGGAGGCCATGAAGGCCGAGAAATGGCTATTCGAGTGCCGCAATCTGGAAGAAAAGTATGAGTTGGTGTCAAAGGAGAAGGAG CGGCTGCTGGCAGAACGGGACTCCCTGCGGGAGGCCAATGAGGAGCTGCGCTGCGCCCAGTTGCAGCCTCGCGGGCTGACCCAAGCCG ACCCTTCACTGGATCCCACCTCACCGGCTGTGGAAAACTTAGCAGCCGAGATCCTACCTGCGGAGCTCAG GGAGACGCTCCTACAGCTTCAGCTGGAGAACAAGCGCCTGTGCCAGCAGGAGGCGGCCGACCGGGAACGGCAGGAGGAGCTGCAGCGCCACCTGGAGGAGGCCAACCGCGCGCGCCACGGCCTGGAGATGCAGCACCG GCTGAACCAGCAGCAGCTGTCGGAGCTGCGGGCCCAGGTGGAGGACCTGCAGAAGGCCCTGCAGGAGCAGGGGGGCAAGACTGAAGAT TCAACCCTGCTGAAGAGGAAGCTGGAGGAGCATCT GCAGAAGCTGCATGAGGCAGATCTGGAGCTGCAGCGGAAGCGCGAGTACATCGAGGAGCTAGAGCCCCCTGCCGATAGCAGCA CAGCCCGGCGTATCGAGGAGCTGCAGCACAACCTGCAGAAGAAGGACGCGGACTTGCGGGCCATGGAGGAGCGGTACCGCCGCTACGTGGACAAGGCGCGCACA GTCATACAGACCCTGGAACCCAAGCAGCGGCCACCTGGGGGGGCTCCTCCGGAACTCCACACCCTGAGGACACAGCTTCGAGAGCGGGATGTCCGCATCCGGCACCTGGAG ATGGACTTTGAGAAGAGTCGAAGTCAGCGAGAGCAGGAAGAAAAGCTGCTCATCAGTGCCTGGTATAATATG GGCATGGCTCTGCAGCAGCGAGCCGGGGAAGAGCGGGCACCTGCCCATGCCCAGTCATTCCTGGCACAGCAGCGGCTGGCCACCAATGCTCGCCGCGGACCCCTGGGACGCCTAGCACCCCTGAACATGCGCCCCACTGACAAGCATTGA
- the HOOK2 gene encoding protein Hook homolog 2 isoform X4: protein MSVDKAELCGSLLTWLQTFHVPPPCTSPQELSSGLAVAYVLNQIDPSWFNEAWLQGISDDPGPNRRLKVNNLKTILQSLVEYSQDVLGHPILEQHLPDVSLIGEFSDPEELGKLLQLVLGCAISCEKKQEHIQRIMTLEESVQHVVMEAIQELMTKDTSDSLSPETYGNFDSQSRRYYFLSEEADEGDELRQRCLDLERQLRLVCMPCPQLVLLSEEKQSLVQENEVLRERVGRSEGEGATGLTSKKLLLLQSQLEQLQEENFRLESGREDERVRCAELEREVAELQQRNQELTSLAQEAQALKDEMDELRQSSERAGQLEATLSSCRRRLGELRELRRQVRQLEERNAGHAERTRQLEEELRRAGSLRAQLEAQRRQVQELQGQRQEEAMKAEKWLFECRNLEEKYELVSKEKERLLAERDSLREANEELRCAQLQPRGLTQADPSLDPTSPAVENLAAEILPAELRETLLQLQLENKRLCQQEAADRERQEELQRHLEEANRARHGLEMQHRLNQQQLSELRAQVEDLQKALQEQGGKTEDSTLLKRKLEEHLQKLHEADLELQRKREYIEELEPPADSSTRRIEELQHNLQKKDADLRAMEERYRRYVDKARTVIQTLEPKQRPPGGAPPELHTLRTQLRERDVRIRHLEQMDFEKSRSQREQEEKLLISAWYNMGMALQQRAGEERAPAHAQSFLAQQRLATNARRGPLGRLAPLNMRPTDKH, encoded by the exons ATGAGCGTGGACAAGGCCGAGCTATGCGGGTCTCTGCTCACCTGG TTGCAGACGTTCCATGTCCCGCCCCCCTGTACCAGCCCCCAGGAACTGAGCAGTGGCCTCGCAGTAGCCTATGTGCTGAACCAGAT AGACCCTTCCTGGTTCAACGAGGCATGGCTCCAGGGCATCTCAGACGACCCAGGTCCCAACCGGAGGTTGAAG GTCAACAATCTGAAGACAATCTTACAGAGCCTGGTGGAGTACTCCCAGGAT GTCCTGGGGCATCCCATTTTGGAGCAGCACCTTCCAGATGTGAGCCTTATTGGCGAGTTCTCCGACCCAGAAGAGCTTGGCAAGCTGCTTCAGCTGGTGCTGGGCTGTGCTATCAGTTGCGAGAAGAAGCAGG AGCACATCCAGAGAATCATGACGCTAGAGGAATCAGTTCAGCATGTGGTGATGGAAGCCATCCAGGAG CTCATGACCAAAGACACCTCTGACTCCCTGTCACCGGAAACATATGGGAACTTTGATAGCCAG TCCCGCAGGTACTACTTCCTGAGTGAGGAGGCTGATGAGGGTGACGAGCTGCGGCAGCGCTGTCTGGACCTGGAGCGGCAG CTCCGGCTCGTCTGTATGCCCTGCCCACAGCTGGTACTCCTGTCAGAGGAGAAGCAGAGCCTGGTTCAGGAAAATGAGGTGCTGAGGGAGCGGGTGGGCCGGTCCGAGGGTGAGGGTGCCACCGGCCTCACCTCCAAGAAGCTGCTACTGCTGCAGTCCCAGCTGGAGCAGCTGCAGGAAGAGAACTTCAG gctggaGAGCGGCAGGGAGGACGAGCGCGTGCGCTGTGCTGAGCTGGAACGGGAGGTCGCCGAGCTGCAGCAGCGGAACCAGGAGCTGACCAGCCTGGCCCAGGAGGCACAGGCCCTGAAGGATGAAATGGATGAACTTCG GCAGTCGTCAGAGCGCGCAGGGCAGCTGGAGGCCACGCTGAGCAGCTGCCGGCGCCGCCTGGGCGAGCTGCGGGAGCTGCGGCGGCAGGTGCGGCAGCTGGAGGAGCGCAACGCCGGCCACGCAGAGCGCACGCGGCAGCTGGAGGAAGAGCTGCGCCGGGCCGGCTCCCTGCGCGCCCAGCTAGAGGCGCAGCGGCGGCAG GTTCAGGAATTGCAGGGCCAGCGGCAGGAGGAGGCCATGAAGGCCGAGAAATGGCTATTCGAGTGCCGCAATCTGGAAGAAAAGTATGAGTTGGTGTCAAAGGAGAAGGAG CGGCTGCTGGCAGAACGGGACTCCCTGCGGGAGGCCAATGAGGAGCTGCGCTGCGCCCAGTTGCAGCCTCGCGGGCTGACCCAAGCCG ACCCTTCACTGGATCCCACCTCACCGGCTGTGGAAAACTTAGCAGCCGAGATCCTACCTGCGGAGCTCAG GGAGACGCTCCTACAGCTTCAGCTGGAGAACAAGCGCCTGTGCCAGCAGGAGGCGGCCGACCGGGAACGGCAGGAGGAGCTGCAGCGCCACCTGGAGGAGGCCAACCGCGCGCGCCACGGCCTGGAGATGCAGCACCG GCTGAACCAGCAGCAGCTGTCGGAGCTGCGGGCCCAGGTGGAGGACCTGCAGAAGGCCCTGCAGGAGCAGGGGGGCAAGACTGAAGAT TCAACCCTGCTGAAGAGGAAGCTGGAGGAGCATCT GCAGAAGCTGCATGAGGCAGATCTGGAGCTGCAGCGGAAGCGCGAGTACATCGAGGAGCTAGAGCCCCCTGCCGATAGCAGCA CCCGGCGTATCGAGGAGCTGCAGCACAACCTGCAGAAGAAGGACGCGGACTTGCGGGCCATGGAGGAGCGGTACCGCCGCTACGTGGACAAGGCGCGCACA GTCATACAGACCCTGGAACCCAAGCAGCGGCCACCTGGGGGGGCTCCTCCGGAACTCCACACCCTGAGGACACAGCTTCGAGAGCGGGATGTCCGCATCCGGCACCTGGAG CAGATGGACTTTGAGAAGAGTCGAAGTCAGCGAGAGCAGGAAGAAAAGCTGCTCATCAGTGCCTGGTATAATATG GGCATGGCTCTGCAGCAGCGAGCCGGGGAAGAGCGGGCACCTGCCCATGCCCAGTCATTCCTGGCACAGCAGCGGCTGGCCACCAATGCTCGCCGCGGACCCCTGGGACGCCTAGCACCCCTGAACATGCGCCCCACTGACAAGCATTGA